Proteins co-encoded in one Periophthalmus magnuspinnatus isolate fPerMag1 chromosome 20, fPerMag1.2.pri, whole genome shotgun sequence genomic window:
- the rreb1a gene encoding ras-responsive element-binding protein 1 isoform X2 — MSRRKQPNPNKVNPVMENCEEPREMNPEESPALTDLKPEEPPNEELSNGESEEPMETEPEPETRPETRPETRPETRPETRPETRPETGDLSSINEMMSAVMSSSVMSSSTINGEGEEPCESAASASSAGPSPSPSPTKTPTSAMRAPPSRNQRRTQDSKDDNAFVCPLCDKNCQTQHQLTMHIRQHNADTGASDHSCSICGKCLSSASSLDRHMLVHSGERPYKCSVCGQTFTTNGNMHRHMKIHEKDPASGLVLISPPSPSPSKRRRPSVKKRIGEETEEPPNKKTVEEASVEHSVTPTKIVEEELPCPICFKVLTSRLELDAHMDTHPDTALRCDLCCLTFRTHRGLLRHNAAVHKLLPLDPNGRPFIQNNPSIPAGFNELAFIDFSCAKFSLIAQVWCETNLRRCISKFHRFICDSCDRAFPLSSALDLHDCSSHKLTSVQSRSEEPKTSKNQKENHQNQEQIIDQDQTIDKDQTKDQSQEQEGFLEALGLKLTSKIPVGPSESDLVQARLDSIKTIPVDPSSVHTEALSLGLALGVPLFQTGFLLQSEGGATGSEAPPLMDLAGLQHILQVAAATPNQIALSLKGGATGVSSQKPPLKPRPPPAPRCGLASTPPPPQPASLGCISPSLPPPAPLFKCLSAQTDPPSPSLSPSLSPSSVSPPHSTSLSPDDSLSRKAPPTGPFPCRFCAQTFQYSALLQSHMRQHLGVLHLGVLPHQCNICEYVAPDKATLIRHLRTHSGERPYVCRVCHYPFTVKANCERHLRKKHNKSSRKDIEKNIKYVTSTATNNITAALTAAAATVAKAQAEEAETLCRFCGEDLKSYRALQIHLRTHNGCQRKPFECRRCGAAFLAKRNCIHHLLKQHPEVQEREIEEHIQTLPPANLSANAAVANITVNANANSNITNQSRAVNGLQSVKLEAGYPSESDQPLDFSAKASRSTACGVKIELSEGGGASDEPIDLSVPSKRQRREPDVKQEKTMDGREDKMATNVLACFLSSSGPAPSPSGPAPSPAGPAPSCLRAARLKPLLPKPSSTSASELPPLASIAQIISSVSTATDLLRREAVGTVTAAPGGVAKVASAEVRAEPEREATQEDEDPARKRPRKKPAPKGPAALDLESSGEFASVEKMLATTDANKFSPYLQSAQSTQGTQSAQSGAKREDTVVSEPKEEPKAPKGKKNAYSNSAQKMTCPFCPRVFPWASSLQRHMLTHTGQKPFPCPKCDAFFSTKSNCERHLLRKHGVTNRALRRNGALVKKEEEGSHESAESQSEAEPVLPESDPKPDTNPTLNTPPVQPEPQGEEPAAVNPVHNPNQDGASPEQVSANQSEPSTPPQEVLESRSTDRQNSGTKMESTDDDDNHSNKSLDLNFGRKLIDFKLSAAPSGPSQNEQQPPANSANGANNANSANSDTGSSKLEFKHVCRVCHKSFRYSTTLTRHEKAHTNEEQASVTEERQVEERTEEEEEERGEEEEKMSDSASEEREEEREERGESELESADSEFEERERGEGRSDDESSSEPKSDEGRGQGRGQGGANSRIDKRKKICNVCGKKFWSLQDLTRHMRSHTGERPYQCSTCERTFTLKHSLVRHQRIHLKPRTSDEMEPSEEPSEEPGTNRENPEEPNEEPNEEPRSAEEISEEGNSCTPLATSPQSMCTPPTTYMPTENEGEAKEDAEEETADREQDSEEKSAPEIMEKTSENVDKTLENSEKSLENGADIPNTKESAEDNTESQNEQKEENCRGEVPTGAPECAPDTGGSTADGAQAESSEAGHVQPEETPLLEPSEGGH, encoded by the exons gACTCCAAAGACGACAATGCGTTTGTGTGTCCGCTCTGTGACAAGAACTGCCAGACCCAACACCAGCTCACCATGCACATTCGAcag CACAACGCGGACACCGGGGCGTCGGACCACAGCTGCAGCATCTGTGGGAAGTGTCTAAGCTCCGCCTCCAGTTTAGACCGCCACATGTTGGTGCACAGCGGAGAGAGGCCGTACAAGTGCTCTGTGTGCGGGCAGACTTTTACCACCAACGGCAACATGCACAG ACATATGAAGATCCATGAGAAGGACCCTGCGAGTGGACTGGTACTGATCagtcccccctctccctccccttccaAAAGGAGACGCCCCAGTGTAAAGAAGAGGataggagaggagacagaggagccacCTAACAAGAAG ACGGTGGAGGAGGCATCTGTGGAACACTCTGTGACTCCCACTAAAATAGTAGAAGAAGAGCTGCCCTGCCCGATCTGCTTCAAAGTCCTGACGTCCAGATTGGAGCTGGACGCGCACATGGACACACACCCGGACACTGCGCTAAG GTGTGACTTGTGCTGTCTGACGTTCCGGACTCATCGTGGCCTCTTGAGGCACAACGCAGCGGTGCACAAGCTCCTCCCACTGGACCCGAACGGCCGCCCCTTTATCCAAAACAATCCCTCGATCCCTGCCGGCTTCAACGAGCTCGCCTTTATCGATTTCTCCTGCGCCAAGTTCAGTCTCATTGCACAG GTGTGGTGTGAGACAAACCTGCGTCGCTGTATCTCCAAGTTCCATCGTTTCATCTGTGACTCGTGCGACCGagcattccctctctcctctgctctggacCTACATGACTGCTCCTCCCACAAACTCACCAGCGTCCAATCAAGATCAGAGGAACCCAAAACCTCCAAGAACCAAAAGGAGAACCACCAGAACCAGGAGCAGATcatagaccaggaccagaccatcgacaaggaccagaccaagGACCAGAGCCAGGAGCAGGAGGGCTTTCTGGAAGCACTGGGGCTCAAACTAACATCTAAG ATCCCCGTTGGCCCCTCGGAGTCAGACTTGGTACAGGCACGTCTTGACAGCATAAAGACCATTCCTGTAGACCCCTCCTCTGTCCACACGGAGGCGCTGTCTCTGGGGCTGGCTCTGGGCGTGCCGCTTTTTCAGACCGGCTTCCTGCTTCAGTCTGAGGGTGGGGCCACAGGCTCAGAGGCTCCGCCCCTTATGGACCTCGCAGGTCTCCAGCACATCCTGCAGGTGGCAGCAGCAACACCCAATCAGATCGCTCTGAGCCTGAAGGGCGGAGCCACAG GTGTATCGTCACAGAAGCCACCTCTGAAGCCTCGCCCCCCTCCCGCCCCTCGCTGTGGTCTGGcctccacccctccccctcctcagcCTGCATCTCTGGGCTGTATCAGTCcgtctctgcctcctcctgctcctctctttaAATGTCTTTCTGCTCAGACtgaccccccctccccctccctgtctccctccctatccccctcctctgtgtccccccCTCACAGtacctccctctccccagacgaCTCTCTGAGCCGTAAAGCTCCGCCCACTGGGCCCTTCCCCTGTCGCTTCTGTGCACAGACGTTTCAGTACTCGGCTCTGCTGCAATCTCACATGCGCCAGCACCTCGGGGTGCTGCACCTTGGGGTGCTGCCTCATCAGTGTAACATCTGTGAGTACGTGGCTCCGGACAAAGCCACACTGATCCGACACCTGCGCACACATAGCGGCGAGCGGCCGTACGTGTGCCGCGTCTGTCACTACCCCTTTACCGTCAAAGCTAACTGTGAGCGCCACCTACGCAAGAAACACAACAAGTCCTCCCGAAAGGACATCGAGAAGAACATCAAATATGTGACATCCACAGCAACCAACAACATCACTGCTGCGCTCACGGCTGCCGCAGCCACTGTCGCCAAGGCCCAGGCCGAG GAGGCTGAGACACTGTGCCGCTTCTGTGGGGAGGATTTAAAGTCGTACCGTGCGTTACAGATCCACCTGCGCACGCACAATGGCTGCCAGAGGAAGCCTTTTGAGTGCCGACGCTGTGGCGCAGCGTTTCTCGCCAAACGGAACTGTATTCACCACCTGCTCAAGCAGCACCCCGAGGTGCAGGAGAGAGAAATCGAGGAGCACATCCAGACTCTGCCCCCGGCTAACCTCAGTGCTAATGCTGCCGTTGCTAACATCactgttaatgctaatgctaattctaaCATCACCAACCAGAGCCGAGCAGTGAACGGTCTCCAGAGCGTGAAGTTGGAGGCGGGTTATCCCTCAGAATCAGACCAGCCCCTGGACTTTTCAGCCAAAGCGTCTCGCTCCACGGCCTGCGGCGTGAAGATAGAGCTCTCTGAGGGAGGTGGGGCCAGCGATGAGCCCATTGACCTGTCTGTGCCGAGCAAACGCCAGCGCCGCGAGCCTGATGTTAAACAGGAGAAGACTATGGACGGCAGAGAGGACAAAATGGCCACCAATGTCCTGGCCTGCTTCCTGTCCTCCTCAGGCCCTGCCCCCTCCCCCTCAGGCCCTGCCCCTTCCCCtgcaggccccgccccttcctgcctgcggGCAGCGCGTCTTAAGCCACTGCTGCCGAAGCCTTCATCCACCTCCGCGTCCGAGCTGCCGCCACTTGCCTCCATTGCTCAGATCATCAGCTCTGTTTCCACAGCGACCGACCTACTGCGGCGGGAAGCAGTTGGCACAGTAACGGCAGCACCAGGGGGTGTGGCTAAAGTAGCAAGTGCAGAGGTGAGGGCGGAGCCAGAAAGAGAGGCAACTCAAGAGGATGAGGATCCAGCCAG GAAGCGCCCTCGGAAGAAACCTGCCCCTAAAGGCCCCGCGGCACTCGACCTGGAGTCCAGCGGAGAATTCGCCAGTGTCGAGAAAATGTTAGCTACAACAGACGCTAACAAGTTTAGCCCCTATCTGCAGAGCGCACAGAGCACCCAGGGGACACAGAGTGCCCAGAGCGGGGCAAAGAGAG AGGACACTGTAGTGTCAGAGCCTAAAGAAGAGCCCAAAGCtccaaaaggaaaaaagaacgCCTACTCAAACTCTGCCCAGAAAATGACCTGCCCTTTCTGCCCCCGCGTGTTCCCCTGGGCCTCCTCCCTCCAGAGACACATGCTCACTcatacag GTCAGAAGCCGTTCCCGTGCCCAAAATGCGATGCCTTCTTCTCCACCAAGTCCAACTGTGAGCGCCACCTACTGCGCAAACATGGAGTTACGAACCGTGCACTAAGGCGGAATGGAGCCCtggtgaagaaggaggaggagggctcaCATGAGAGCGCAG AGTCTCAGTCTGAAGCGGAGCCGGTTCTTCCTGAATCTGACCCAAAACCAGATACAAACCCCACCCTCAACACCCCTCCTGTCCAACCAGAGCCTCAAGGGGAGGAGCCTGCTGCAGTAAACCCCGTGCACAACCCCAATCaag acggAGCTTCGCCAGAGCAggtctcagccaatcagagtgagCCATCAACACCACCACAGGAAGTGCTAGAGAGCAGAAGCACGGACAGACAGAACAGTGGCACAAAG atggagagcaCTGATGACGACGACAACCACAGCAACAAAAGTCTGGACCTAAACTTCGGACGTAAACTCATCGATTTTAAGCTCAGTGCTGCCCCCAGTGGCCCCTCGCAGAACGAACAACAGCCCCCTGCTAACTCCGCTAATGGTGCTAACAATGCTAACAGTGCTAACTCTGACACAGGCTCATCTAAACTCGAGTTCAAACATGTCTGCCGTGTCTGCCACAAGAGTTTCCGCTACAGCACAACTTTAACTCGCCATGAGAAAGCACACACCAACGAAGAACAGGCGAGTGTGACTGAGGAAAGGCAGGTGGAggaaaggacagaggaggaggaggaggagagaggagaggaggaggagaagatgtCCGACAGCgcctcagaggagagagaggaggagagagaggaaaggggggagAGCGAGTTAGAGAGCGCTGACTCAGAgtttgaggagagagagagaggagaggggcggaGTGATGACGAGAGCAGCTCAGAGCCGAAGAGTGatgaggggcggggccaggggcggggccagggaGGAGCCAACAGTCGAATTGACAAACGCAAAAAGATCTGCAAtgtgtgtggaaaaaaattcTGGAGTCTACAGGACCTGACCCGGCACATGAGGTCACACACAG GAGAACGTCCATATCAGTGCTCCACCTGTGAAAGGACCTTTACTCTGAAGCACAGTCTGGTCCGACACCAGAGGATTCACCTGAAGCCCAGAACCAGCGACGAGATGGAGCCCAGTGAGGAACCCAGCGAGGAACCAGGAACCAATCGGGAGAACCCCGAAGAACCCAACGAGGAACCCAATGAGGAACCCAGATCTGCTGAGGAAATCAGTGAGGAGGGAAACTCATGCACACCCCTGGCCACGTCCCCACAGTCAATGTGCACGCCCCCAACCACATACATGCCCACAGAGAACGAAGGAGAAGCCAAGGAGGACGCAGAGGAAGAGACCGCAGACAGAGAGCAGGATTCTGAGGAGAAATCTGCTCCAGAAATTATGGAAAAAACATCCGAAAATGTTGATAAAACTTTGGAAAACtctgaaaaaagtttggaaaatGGAGCTGATATCCCAAACACAAAAGAATCTGCTGAGGACAACACAGAGTCCCAGAATGAGCAGAAAGAAGAAAACTGCCGTGGAGAAGTACCCACAGGAGCTCCAGAGTGTGCTCCAGATACCGGGGGCAGCACAGCCGACGGTGCCCAGGCAGAGAGCTCTGAGGCTGGGCACGTTCAGCCAGAGGAGACCCCCCTTCTGGAGCCTTCAGAGGGGGGCCATTGA